The following proteins come from a genomic window of Triticum aestivum cultivar Chinese Spring chromosome 6A, IWGSC CS RefSeq v2.1, whole genome shotgun sequence:
- the LOC123129897 gene encoding flavonoid 3',5'-hydroxylase 1, with protein sequence MQLAAVCTDPFVICCTFMCLLLHLALRSLNPNSASGRRLPPGPRGVPVLGALPLIGPAPHSGLLTLARKYGPVMYLRMGTCGVVVASSPSAARTFLKALDERFANRPAVASAEDMSYGCQNMVFANYGPKWKLMRKLSSVHLLGARAVADWAGVRRDEAGCTLRAILEATEAERPVVVPEMLVCALANIVGRITVSKRVFDTQGDESNTYKEMIVSLLTGTGLFNISDFVPALSWLDLQGVQAKLRRIHIQFDGLVTKLLAEHAATAEDRLREGRLDFVDKLRAINDEEGGEIITEVNIKGLITDMFTAGTDTSSIIVEWAMAEMIKSPSIMAHAQEEMDRVIGRDRRLEESDIANLPYLQAICKEAMRLHPSTPLSLPHFSFEECEVDGHHVPANTRLIINIWAIGRDPAAWEDPLEFRPERFLSGPAAKIDPMGNNFELIPFGAGRRICAGKLAGMVFVQYFLGMLVHAFEWRLPDGEDKVDMAETFGLALPKTVPLKAVVKPRLVPAAYT encoded by the exons ATGCAGCTCGCCGCTGTGTGCACCGACCCGTTCGTGATATGCTGCACcttcatgtgcctcttactccatctAGCGCTCCGCTCCCTGAACCCCAACTCGGCCTCCGGCCGCCGGCTTCCACCGGGACCTCGTGGAGTCCCTGTTCTCGGCGCGCTGCCGCTGATCGGCCCGGCCCCTCACTCCGGTCTCTTGACGCTGGCGCGCAAGTATGGTCCGGTCATGTACCTGAGGATGGGTACCTGCGGCGTGGTGGTGGCCTCGTCGCCCTCTGCCGCACGGACGTTCTTGAAGGCGCTGGACGAGCGGTTCGCGAACCGGCCGGCGGTGGCCAGCGCGGAGGACATGTCGTACGGGTGCCAGAACATGGTGTTCGCCAACTACGGGCCCAAGTGGAAGCTGATGCGGAAGCTGTCGAGCGTGCACCTTCTTGGGGCACGCGCGGTGGCTGACTGGGCAGGCGTGCGCCGCGACGAGGCCGGGTGCACCCTGCGTGCCATCCTGGAGGCCACGGAAGCCGAGCGACCGGTCGTCGTGCCGGAGATGCTCGTGTGCGCGCTTGCCAACATCGTGGGACGGATCACCGTGAGCAAGCGGGTGTTCGACACGCAGGGCGACGAGTCCAACACCTACAAGGAGATGATTGTGTCGCTCCTCACCGGCACGGGGCTCTTCAACATCAGCGACTTCGTGCCGGCGCTGTCGTGGCTGGACCTGCAAGGCGTGCAGGCCAAGCTGCGCCGGATCCATATCCAGTTCGACGGGCTCGTCACCAAGTTGCTGGCGGAGCACGCCGCGACGGCCGAGGACCGTCTCCGGGAGGGCCGCCTGGACTTCGTGGACAAGCTCCGTGCCATCAACGACGAGGAGGGGGGCGAGATCATCACTGAGGTCAACATCAAGGGCCTCATCACT GACATGTTCACGGCAGGCACAGACACGTCGTCGATCATTGTGGAGTGGGCAATGGCGGAGATGATCAAAAGCCCATCTATCATGGCACACGCCCAAGAGGAGATGGACCGTGTCATCGGTCGTGACCGCCGCCTTGAGGAATCCGACATTGCCAACCTCCCCTACCTGCAAGCTATATGCAAAGAGGCCATGCGCCTCCACCCCTCCACGCCGCTCAGTCTCCCGCACTTCTCCTTTGAGGAGTGCGAGGTCGATGGACACCATGTCCCTGCCAACACGCGGCTCATCATCAACATCTGGGCCATCGGGCGGGACCCGGCCGCATGGGAGGATCCCTTGGAATTCCGGCCAGAGCGGTTCCTATCCGGGCCGGCGGCCAAGATCGACCCGATGGGGAACAATTTCGAACTGATCCCGTTTGGCGCCGGTAGAAGGATATGCGCTGGGAAGCTGGCTGGAATGGTGTTTGTGCAGTACTTCCTGGGAATGCTGGTGCACGCATTTGAGTGGCGGCTGCCAGACGGAGAGGATAAGGTGGACATGGCTGAGACCTTCGGGCTGGCACTGCCCAAGACCGTCCCGCTCAAGGCCGTCGTCAAGCCGCGGCTTGTGCCCGCCGCATACACATGA